The Sinomicrobium kalidii genome contains a region encoding:
- the rfbG gene encoding CDP-glucose 4,6-dehydratase gives MEIESLFKNKYKGKKILVTGHTGFKGSWLTLWLKKMGATVHGVALEPNTSPNHIGLLNLEYESHILDITHKEVLTALIEKIKPDLIFHLAAQPLVRLSYEDPYNTYLTNIMGTINVLEAARRIENLKGVVVVTSDKCYENREWLWGYRENEAMGGKDPYSSSKGCAELVTAAYRNSYFPESEFGKSHHTIVASVRAGNVIGGGDWAKDRIIPDMVKSASKNESLLIRYPKATRPWQHVLEPLSGYLNIGQKMLEGDIQYSGAWNFGPNNESNVCVLNLVKAANQYWKDISYEIDQKEHLPEANFLMLDSTKANKLLQWKPIWGFQETVKYTIEWFQEYYLQDNTLSEDHLEKYIADAINEEVTWAIQ, from the coding sequence ATGGAAATAGAATCTTTGTTCAAAAATAAATATAAAGGTAAAAAAATACTTGTCACGGGCCATACTGGCTTTAAGGGGTCATGGTTGACCCTTTGGCTTAAAAAAATGGGTGCTACTGTTCATGGGGTCGCACTGGAACCAAATACCTCACCAAATCATATCGGGTTATTGAATTTGGAATATGAATCCCATATTTTGGATATAACTCATAAGGAGGTACTGACTGCTTTAATTGAAAAGATAAAGCCGGATTTAATTTTTCATTTAGCGGCTCAACCATTGGTTCGGTTATCTTATGAGGATCCCTATAATACTTACCTCACCAATATCATGGGGACTATTAATGTATTGGAAGCAGCGAGAAGAATTGAAAATTTGAAGGGTGTCGTTGTCGTAACAAGCGATAAATGTTATGAAAATAGAGAGTGGCTCTGGGGTTATCGGGAAAATGAAGCGATGGGAGGTAAAGACCCCTATAGTTCTTCGAAGGGATGTGCAGAATTAGTAACTGCGGCTTACCGGAATTCTTATTTTCCTGAAAGTGAATTTGGAAAATCACATCATACAATAGTTGCCAGTGTTCGAGCTGGAAATGTTATAGGTGGTGGAGACTGGGCAAAAGACAGGATCATTCCGGACATGGTAAAATCTGCTTCAAAAAATGAGTCCCTTCTTATACGATATCCTAAGGCCACAAGGCCATGGCAACATGTGTTGGAGCCGTTAAGCGGGTATTTGAATATTGGTCAAAAAATGCTTGAAGGAGATATTCAATATTCGGGTGCTTGGAATTTTGGACCCAATAATGAAAGTAATGTTTGTGTATTGAATTTGGTAAAAGCAGCGAACCAATACTGGAAAGATATTAGCTATGAAATAGATCAAAAAGAACATTTGCCAGAAGCCAATTTCCTTATGTTAGATAGCACTAAGGCCAATAAATTGCTTCAATGGAAACCTATATGGGGCTTTCAGGAAACGGTAAAATATACTATTGAATGGTTTCAAGAATATTACCTGCAAGACAATACACTTTCAGAAGACCATTTGGAGAAATATATTGCGGATGCAATAAATGAAGAAGTAACATGGGCAATACAATAA
- a CDS encoding NAD-dependent epimerase/dehydratase family protein has translation MGNTITSGDIIVITGGGGYLGSKLAEFYLHKNCQLFLIDINFNNLAKKLNENYDTVHLEHLDLTSENLVREVLNRISPDYIFHFASIIDRSRDFDIYDRLYEINVKGTINLLKALQKISYRGFYFASTSEVYGSWKGVPFSEDSSLTSASPYSLTKIYCEKAIQLFSDLYNKPYKIFRIFNFFGPNMPGSTFIGQMIEAFKAGKVFEMTQGDQARDILFIDDLLTQMNVVVTKKSDFSVFNICSGKAIKMIEIVEEFEKITGEEFQYTTLLPYRKNEVWETRGDNSRLKSLNYIFPSFSLKEALKKCI, from the coding sequence ATGGGCAATACAATAACATCCGGAGATATTATTGTTATAACTGGAGGTGGAGGATACCTGGGCTCCAAGCTTGCCGAATTTTATCTGCATAAAAATTGTCAACTTTTTTTGATTGATATAAATTTTAATAATCTGGCAAAAAAACTAAATGAAAATTATGATACCGTTCATCTCGAACATCTTGATTTGACCAGTGAAAATTTGGTTCGAGAAGTTTTGAATAGAATTTCACCGGATTATATTTTCCATTTTGCCTCCATAATTGATCGATCTAGGGATTTTGATATTTATGACCGCCTATATGAAATTAATGTTAAAGGGACAATCAATTTGCTAAAAGCGCTCCAGAAGATTTCCTACCGGGGATTTTATTTTGCCAGTACTTCCGAAGTTTATGGTTCTTGGAAAGGAGTGCCCTTTAGTGAAGATAGTAGTTTAACCTCTGCGTCCCCTTACTCTTTAACAAAGATTTATTGTGAAAAGGCTATACAACTATTCTCAGATCTATATAACAAACCCTATAAAATTTTTCGTATTTTCAATTTCTTTGGGCCAAATATGCCTGGTAGTACTTTTATAGGTCAAATGATAGAAGCCTTTAAAGCCGGGAAGGTTTTTGAAATGACCCAGGGAGATCAAGCAAGAGATATTTTATTTATAGATGATTTATTGACTCAGATGAATGTGGTTGTGACAAAGAAATCAGATTTTTCTGTTTTCAATATATGTAGTGGAAAAGCAATAAAAATGATTGAAATAGTAGAAGAATTTGAAAAAATAACTGGTGAAGAGTTTCAATATACAACGCTTCTGCCTTATAGAAAAAATGAAGTTTGGGAAACAAGAGGAGACAATTCCAGATTGAAATCTTTGAACTATATTTTCCCTTCGTTCTCTTTAAAAGAAGCACTAAAAAAATGCATCTAA
- a CDS encoding polysaccharide biosynthesis protein gives MFNNKTLLITGGTGSFGNAVLNRFLHTDHFSEIRIFSRDEKKQDEMRNTLNNPKLKFYIGDVRNYDSVERAMRGVDYVFHAAALKQVPSCEFFPLEATRTNVLGTQNVIDAAAYNKVQKVICLSTDKAAYPINAMGISKALMEKVAVAASRNLKKTTVCLTRYGNVMASRGSVIPLFLKQIKEGNPITVTDPEMTRFLMSLEEAVELVLFAFENGNPGDLFVNKAPAGTIGNLAQALKEICNAENPVKVIGTRHGEKLYETLCTREEMIKAEDMGNFYRIPADNRDLNYAQYFSEGEQAISEIEDYNSHNTEQQDVEGMKQLLLKLPIVQQQAFGSETSTEIQ, from the coding sequence ATGTTCAATAATAAAACACTCTTAATTACCGGTGGCACAGGCTCCTTCGGCAACGCTGTCCTAAACCGGTTTTTACATACCGATCATTTTAGTGAGATCCGGATTTTTTCCCGGGATGAAAAAAAGCAGGATGAGATGCGCAATACGCTAAATAACCCTAAATTGAAATTTTATATAGGAGATGTGCGCAATTATGACAGTGTAGAGCGGGCCATGCGTGGAGTGGACTATGTTTTTCATGCTGCGGCGTTAAAACAGGTCCCTTCCTGCGAATTTTTCCCTTTGGAAGCTACAAGGACCAATGTATTAGGGACGCAAAATGTTATTGATGCCGCCGCCTATAACAAGGTGCAGAAAGTGATCTGTTTAAGTACGGACAAGGCTGCATATCCCATCAATGCCATGGGGATATCCAAGGCCCTGATGGAAAAGGTAGCTGTTGCAGCATCCCGTAATCTGAAGAAAACCACCGTTTGTTTAACCCGGTACGGTAATGTCATGGCCTCCCGGGGTTCTGTGATCCCTCTCTTTTTGAAGCAGATTAAGGAAGGTAACCCTATCACGGTGACGGATCCGGAGATGACCCGGTTTTTGATGTCTTTGGAAGAGGCCGTGGAACTGGTGCTTTTTGCCTTTGAAAACGGGAATCCGGGAGACTTGTTTGTCAATAAGGCCCCGGCGGGGACCATTGGAAACCTAGCCCAGGCACTTAAGGAAATATGCAATGCCGAAAACCCAGTAAAGGTTATAGGAACCCGACACGGGGAGAAGCTGTATGAAACACTTTGCACGAGGGAAGAGATGATCAAGGCCGAAGATATGGGGAATTTTTATCGTATTCCCGCAGATAACAGGGATTTGAATTATGCGCAATATTTTTCGGAAGGCGAACAGGCTATTTCGGAGATAGAAGATTATAATTCTCATAATACCGAACAGCAGGATGTGGAGGGGATGAAACAACTGTTGTTAAAGCTTCCCATTGTACAGCAGCAGGCATTTGGTTCGGAAACATCGACAGAAATACAATAA
- a CDS encoding WxcM-like domain-containing protein: MELPVLIRGGHYEDERGQLEFNNDFDALPVKRIYTIKNIDSKFIRAWQGHKIERRWFSAINGAFEVKLIRVNDWESPSKNLQQQVFLLQGKEMDILSVPPGYISSIQALEDDSKLLVMADHALGEVKDEYRYDVDYFKD, from the coding sequence ATGGAATTACCTGTGTTGATCAGGGGAGGACATTATGAAGACGAACGGGGCCAGCTGGAATTTAATAATGATTTTGATGCGCTTCCGGTAAAGAGGATATATACCATTAAAAATATCGACAGTAAATTTATAAGGGCTTGGCAGGGCCATAAGATAGAACGCCGGTGGTTTTCCGCAATAAACGGGGCTTTCGAAGTAAAACTGATCAGGGTCAACGACTGGGAGTCTCCTTCGAAAAACTTACAACAGCAGGTGTTTTTACTTCAAGGGAAGGAGATGGATATTTTATCCGTTCCCCCGGGATATATCAGCAGTATTCAGGCCCTGGAGGATGATTCAAAATTACTGGTTATGGCGGATCACGCTTTAGGGGAAGTCAAGGATGAATATCGCTATGATGTAGATTATTTTAAAGATTAA
- a CDS encoding polysaccharide biosynthesis C-terminal domain-containing protein has product MIKVGITGQNGFVGGHLYHTLGLYSEEFQRIEFKKEYFETPEKLDEFVRQCDVVIHLAAMNRHESQGFIYETNVRLVKQLIASLERTASKAHVLFSSSSQEERDNLYGRSKREGRELLINWAERSGGVFSGMIVPNVFGPFGQPYYNSFIATFCYQLTHGETPGIDNDGKVNLIYVGELVEEMIGQIREGKNNFSHQVSHTASVKVSEVFSLLTLYKEKYFEKGEIPEINSTFELNLFNTFRCYIDHKNHFPVKFTQHTDDRGSFVEIIRLGVGGQVSFSTTVPGITRGNHYHTRKVERFAVIKGKALIQLRKIGTDEVYDFYLDGDEPAYVDMPIWYTHNIKNIGDEVLYTNFWINEPYDPEDADTYFEEV; this is encoded by the coding sequence ATGATAAAAGTAGGTATAACAGGACAAAACGGATTTGTAGGGGGGCACCTTTACCATACATTGGGACTATACTCCGAAGAATTCCAAAGAATTGAATTCAAAAAAGAATATTTCGAAACCCCTGAAAAACTAGACGAATTTGTGCGGCAATGTGATGTCGTCATACATCTTGCGGCGATGAACCGCCATGAGAGCCAGGGCTTTATTTATGAGACCAATGTCAGGCTGGTAAAACAACTTATCGCTTCGCTGGAAAGAACAGCTTCAAAAGCCCATGTACTGTTCTCCTCATCTTCTCAGGAGGAAAGAGATAACCTTTACGGCAGATCCAAAAGGGAAGGAAGAGAGTTATTGATAAACTGGGCGGAAAGATCGGGTGGAGTTTTTTCAGGAATGATCGTTCCCAACGTTTTTGGCCCGTTTGGTCAGCCTTATTATAATTCCTTTATAGCCACATTTTGTTATCAATTGACACATGGCGAGACCCCGGGAATTGACAATGACGGAAAGGTGAATTTAATATACGTAGGTGAGCTGGTCGAAGAGATGATCGGGCAAATAAGAGAAGGTAAAAACAATTTTTCGCATCAGGTTTCACACACGGCCTCTGTTAAGGTTTCAGAAGTATTTTCATTGTTAACTCTTTATAAGGAGAAATATTTTGAAAAAGGGGAGATCCCTGAAATTAACTCAACCTTTGAACTTAACTTATTCAATACTTTCCGATGTTATATTGATCATAAGAACCATTTCCCTGTTAAGTTTACGCAGCATACGGATGACAGGGGATCTTTTGTGGAAATCATACGCCTGGGTGTTGGCGGACAGGTATCTTTTTCAACCACCGTTCCCGGGATTACCAGGGGGAACCACTATCATACCAGGAAGGTTGAGCGGTTTGCCGTGATCAAGGGAAAGGCCCTGATTCAACTGCGAAAGATAGGAACAGATGAGGTTTATGATTTTTACCTGGACGGAGACGAACCCGCTTATGTGGACATGCCTATCTGGTATACACACAACATAAAGAATATCGGAGATGAGGTGCTCTATACCAATTTCTGGATCAATGAGCCGTATGACCCGGAAGATGCTGATACCTATTTTGAAGAAGTTTGA
- the wecB gene encoding non-hydrolyzing UDP-N-acetylglucosamine 2-epimerase — protein sequence MKKLKVMTVVGTRPEIIRLSRVLAALDHSEAVEHTLVHTGQNYDYELNQVFFEDLGIRKPDYFLEAAGKNATETVGNILIKIDPLLEELAPDAFLVLGDTNSCLCAIPAKKRHIPVFHMEAGNRCFDQRVPEETNRKIVDHTADINLTYSDIAREYLLREGLPADRIIKTGSPMFEVLNHYLPQIQSSGVLERLGLEEGKFFVISSHREENINAEKNFRGLMESLNTIAEKYGYPVIVSTHPRTRNMIEKIGSETRPEIQFLKPLGFHDYNALQMRSYAVLSDSGTISEESSILNFRALNIRQAHERPEAMEEASVMMVGLKPERILQGLVQVQQQKIGRDRNYRQVTDYSMPNVSEKVVRIILSYTDYVKRVVWSE from the coding sequence ATGAAAAAACTAAAAGTAATGACGGTAGTGGGTACCCGGCCCGAAATTATACGTTTGTCCCGGGTTTTAGCCGCACTGGACCATTCTGAAGCCGTAGAGCATACCCTGGTACATACCGGGCAGAACTATGACTATGAATTGAATCAGGTTTTTTTCGAAGACCTGGGGATAAGAAAGCCGGACTATTTTTTAGAGGCTGCCGGAAAAAATGCGACAGAAACGGTGGGGAATATTTTGATAAAAATAGATCCTTTACTGGAGGAGTTAGCGCCCGATGCCTTTTTGGTCCTGGGTGATACCAACTCGTGTTTATGTGCCATTCCGGCCAAGAAACGCCATATTCCTGTTTTTCACATGGAGGCGGGAAACAGGTGTTTTGACCAACGGGTCCCGGAAGAGACCAACCGTAAAATTGTTGACCATACGGCCGATATCAACCTGACCTACTCGGATATTGCCCGCGAATACCTTTTAAGGGAAGGGCTGCCTGCCGACCGTATCATCAAAACAGGTTCTCCCATGTTTGAGGTTTTAAACCATTATTTGCCACAGATTCAGTCTTCCGGAGTTTTAGAAAGACTCGGGCTGGAAGAGGGTAAATTTTTCGTGATCTCATCTCACAGGGAAGAAAATATTAACGCGGAAAAGAATTTCAGGGGCCTGATGGAATCATTGAATACCATTGCCGAAAAATACGGGTACCCGGTAATTGTCTCTACACATCCGCGTACGAGGAATATGATTGAGAAGATAGGAAGTGAGACACGCCCTGAGATCCAATTCCTCAAACCGCTTGGATTTCACGATTACAATGCATTACAGATGCGTTCCTATGCGGTATTGTCAGATTCGGGAACGATCTCCGAAGAGTCGTCGATCTTAAATTTCCGCGCTTTAAATATCCGTCAGGCACATGAACGTCCGGAAGCCATGGAAGAGGCTTCGGTAATGATGGTGGGCTTAAAGCCGGAACGAATACTTCAGGGATTGGTGCAGGTTCAACAACAGAAAATAGGAAGGGATAGAAACTACCGCCAGGTAACAGATTACTCAATGCCCAATGTTTCGGAAAAAGTAGTGCGTATCATTTTGAGTTATACGGATTATGTGAAACGCGTGGTCTGGAGTGAATAA
- a CDS encoding glycosyltransferase family 4 protein: MRILFIKQLFNPEPTAKSLDFAKELKKRGHKVQVLTGFPSYPLGKIYEGYRQKLWQREVMEGIEVIRVPIYPSQSDNGMKRMLHYLSYAFSASLLGPFLVKRPDVAFVYQGAIPVGIPAIVFKWFRGVPFVYDINDLWPETVAVSGMMKNKRLLKLINVWCSFNYRKASKITVATPGFKQRLIEKGVPEYKISFVPNWSRDKYSEEELDEQLKENYFPRDKFHVLYAGNLGVVQALDIVLEVAQQLKQEGNSNIQFTLLGGGADEARLKNRRKQLELHNVQFIERVDGGEVTKYLNSADALLVHLKNTDLFEITIPSKILSYLRTGKPILMGLKGNAAEIIKISGAGFLFEPQDVNDLKRKLEELYHLNMNERENMGKKGIEYYDNNLSIVASTEKLEKAFFEILKQ; this comes from the coding sequence ATGAGGATCTTATTCATAAAGCAATTATTTAACCCGGAGCCAACAGCAAAAAGTTTAGACTTTGCCAAAGAATTGAAAAAAAGAGGGCATAAGGTGCAGGTGCTTACCGGTTTTCCGTCATATCCGTTAGGGAAAATTTATGAAGGCTATAGACAGAAGCTTTGGCAACGGGAGGTCATGGAAGGTATAGAGGTAATACGTGTTCCTATATATCCGAGCCAAAGTGACAATGGAATGAAACGGATGCTTCATTACCTTTCTTATGCTTTTTCAGCATCTTTATTGGGCCCTTTTTTAGTGAAAAGGCCTGATGTAGCTTTTGTATACCAGGGCGCCATCCCCGTAGGGATCCCTGCAATAGTTTTTAAATGGTTCAGAGGAGTTCCCTTTGTTTATGATATTAATGATTTATGGCCTGAAACCGTAGCTGTATCGGGGATGATGAAAAACAAAAGGCTCTTAAAGTTGATTAATGTCTGGTGTAGCTTTAACTATAGAAAAGCTTCTAAAATAACAGTCGCAACACCGGGGTTTAAGCAGCGATTAATTGAAAAAGGCGTGCCGGAATATAAAATTTCGTTTGTTCCAAATTGGAGCAGAGATAAATACAGTGAGGAAGAGTTGGATGAACAACTTAAGGAAAACTATTTTCCCCGAGATAAATTCCATGTGCTGTACGCCGGAAATCTTGGAGTTGTTCAGGCACTTGACATTGTTTTGGAAGTGGCACAACAATTAAAACAAGAAGGTAATAGCAATATTCAATTTACACTGCTGGGTGGAGGTGCTGATGAAGCGCGGCTAAAAAATAGGCGAAAACAGCTGGAATTGCATAACGTTCAATTTATTGAGCGAGTAGATGGAGGAGAAGTGACCAAGTATTTGAATTCGGCAGATGCTTTGTTGGTTCATTTAAAAAACACCGATTTGTTTGAAATAACAATTCCTTCTAAAATATTATCCTATTTAAGAACTGGGAAACCTATTCTTATGGGATTAAAGGGAAATGCGGCGGAAATTATTAAAATATCGGGTGCGGGTTTTTTATTTGAACCTCAGGATGTAAATGATTTAAAACGAAAACTGGAAGAACTGTATCATTTGAATATGAATGAGAGAGAAAATATGGGTAAAAAGGGTATCGAATATTATGATAATAACCTTTCAATCGTTGCGAGCACTGAAAAATTAGAAAAAGCGTTTTTTGAAATATTAAAACAATGA
- a CDS encoding sulfotransferase family protein — MKNPPIIIIGAGRSGTNILRDSICSMQGFETWPCDEINYIWRHGNIAKNTDRFTAEDARPAVRKYIKGAFESFQRKSEAECVVEKTCASSLKVPFIEAIFPGAKYIFLIRDGRDVASSAKQRWTASLELKYIWKKVKYVPVSDIPYYGFRYFINRIKKFFSSEKRLAFWGPIYPGMMEDLQKDSLIEVCGKQWAACVKTAYEDLSQIDSDRVHMMNYETFVSNPMEQMIRVMDFIGVKVAEEEVKDSVAKVSARSIGNYIKHISPDDLEKLNGIVEPVMADIYGKIEK, encoded by the coding sequence ATGAAAAATCCTCCTATTATTATCATAGGCGCCGGCCGTTCCGGAACCAATATTTTAAGGGACAGCATCTGTTCTATGCAAGGGTTTGAAACCTGGCCCTGTGACGAGATCAATTATATTTGGCGTCATGGAAATATTGCCAAAAATACAGACCGGTTTACCGCAGAGGACGCCCGGCCGGCAGTGAGAAAGTATATAAAAGGAGCATTTGAGAGTTTTCAACGGAAATCCGAAGCAGAATGTGTGGTGGAAAAAACCTGTGCCAGCAGTTTAAAAGTGCCTTTTATAGAGGCTATTTTTCCCGGTGCGAAATATATTTTTTTGATACGGGACGGTAGGGATGTTGCCAGCTCGGCAAAGCAACGTTGGACGGCGTCCCTGGAACTTAAATATATATGGAAAAAGGTTAAATACGTGCCTGTGAGTGATATTCCTTATTATGGCTTCCGTTATTTTATCAACCGGATAAAGAAATTTTTTTCCAGTGAAAAACGACTGGCTTTTTGGGGACCGATTTACCCGGGTATGATGGAAGATCTTCAAAAGGATTCCTTAATAGAGGTGTGTGGTAAACAATGGGCAGCGTGTGTGAAAACTGCTTATGAAGACCTGTCTCAAATTGATTCTGACAGGGTACATATGATGAATTATGAAACTTTTGTGAGCAACCCAATGGAGCAGATGATAAGGGTAATGGATTTTATTGGAGTTAAAGTAGCAGAAGAAGAAGTTAAAGATTCGGTGGCCAAGGTATCTGCCAGAAGTATCGGAAATTATATAAAACACATAAGCCCGGATGATCTGGAAAAACTGAACGGGATTGTTGAGCCGGTAATGGCTGATATATACGGTAAAATAGAAAAATAA
- a CDS encoding sugar transferase, translating to MTGYQRFQKRTFDVVVSFFGLLFLWWLIVVAALLAYIDTGLSGFFKQERVGKDGQLFKVIKIRSMRPVTGVNTSVTTDKDPRISKTGRFWRKTKIDELPQLWNVLVGNMSFVGPRPDVPGYADKLEGKDRLLLSIRPGITGPASIKFKNEEEILAAQKNPEKYNREVIWPEKVRINLEYIENYSLLKDIGYILKTVF from the coding sequence ATGACGGGATACCAGCGATTTCAGAAAAGAACTTTTGATGTAGTGGTTTCGTTTTTCGGATTGTTGTTTTTGTGGTGGCTTATAGTTGTTGCTGCTTTATTGGCTTATATAGATACGGGGCTAAGTGGTTTTTTTAAGCAGGAACGGGTTGGAAAAGATGGTCAGTTGTTTAAGGTGATAAAGATAAGAAGTATGCGTCCTGTAACAGGAGTAAATACTTCTGTTACGACGGATAAAGATCCCCGTATATCCAAAACCGGACGTTTTTGGAGAAAAACCAAGATTGATGAGCTTCCCCAACTTTGGAACGTTCTTGTGGGGAATATGAGTTTTGTAGGCCCCCGCCCGGATGTTCCCGGTTATGCAGATAAACTTGAGGGTAAAGATCGGTTGTTACTGAGTATAAGACCGGGAATAACCGGACCGGCAAGTATTAAGTTTAAGAATGAAGAGGAAATTTTAGCTGCTCAAAAAAATCCGGAGAAATACAATCGGGAAGTCATCTGGCCGGAGAAAGTAAGGATAAATCTGGAATATATCGAAAATTACAGCTTGTTAAAAGATATTGGATATATACTTAAAACTGTGTTTTAA
- a CDS encoding DegT/DnrJ/EryC1/StrS family aminotransferase encodes MGKDKIWLSSPHMGGTEQKYVKEAFDDNWVAPLGPHVNGLEADLESFLGEEKKVAAVSAGTAALHLALILSGVEAGDEVICQSLTFSASANPIVYQGATPVFVDSEPDTWNICPNALEDAIKARIALGNKPKAIIAVHLYGMPYKVDEVKAVAEKYGIPVIEDAAEALGSTYKGKNCGTFEELAILSFNGNKIITTSGGGALVCPNEDLKKKAVFLATQARDQAPHYQHSHIGYNYRMSNICAGIGRGQMEVLKERVTQRRAMHAFYTEIFSGVEGITLLNEPGEDYFCNHWLTAILTESFEQREALRLAMEEDNIESRPIWKPMHLQPVFKNAPYYGGQVAEDIFDRGLCLPSGSNLTDTDRDRIRAAIMKFLNLE; translated from the coding sequence ATGGGAAAGGACAAAATCTGGCTCTCTTCCCCCCACATGGGAGGCACGGAGCAAAAATATGTAAAAGAAGCGTTTGACGATAATTGGGTGGCCCCTCTGGGGCCTCACGTCAATGGCCTTGAGGCCGACCTGGAAAGCTTTTTGGGAGAAGAAAAAAAGGTGGCGGCGGTAAGCGCCGGTACTGCGGCCCTGCACCTGGCGCTGATCCTTTCGGGCGTTGAAGCCGGAGATGAAGTGATCTGCCAGAGCCTGACCTTTTCGGCTTCGGCAAACCCTATTGTATACCAGGGCGCTACTCCTGTTTTTGTGGATAGCGAACCGGATACCTGGAATATATGTCCCAATGCTTTGGAAGATGCTATAAAAGCCAGGATAGCGCTGGGGAACAAGCCAAAAGCTATTATTGCAGTGCATCTTTACGGGATGCCTTATAAAGTAGATGAGGTAAAAGCTGTAGCAGAGAAATACGGAATACCTGTAATAGAAGATGCGGCGGAAGCCTTGGGAAGTACATACAAAGGGAAAAACTGCGGGACTTTCGAAGAATTGGCTATTTTGTCGTTTAACGGAAATAAGATCATTACAACTTCGGGTGGAGGGGCTTTGGTATGCCCGAATGAAGATTTAAAGAAAAAAGCGGTGTTTCTGGCTACACAGGCCAGGGACCAGGCGCCGCATTACCAACACAGCCACATAGGGTATAACTACAGGATGAGCAACATTTGCGCCGGGATAGGCCGGGGTCAGATGGAAGTACTCAAGGAACGGGTAACACAACGCCGGGCCATGCATGCGTTTTATACGGAGATCTTCTCCGGTGTGGAAGGAATTACTCTGTTGAATGAGCCGGGCGAAGATTATTTTTGCAACCACTGGCTGACAGCCATCCTGACCGAAAGTTTTGAGCAACGCGAAGCCCTGCGCCTGGCCATGGAAGAAGACAACATAGAAAGTCGGCCTATATGGAAACCCATGCACCTGCAGCCGGTTTTTAAGAATGCTCCTTACTATGGAGGGCAAGTGGCTGAAGATATTTTTGACAGGGGGTTGTGTCTTCCTTCCGGATCTAATCTTACGGATACAGACAGGGATCGTATTCGTGCTGCAATAATGAAATTTCTGAATTTGGAGTAA